Proteins from a single region of Candidatus Izemoplasma sp.:
- the pfkA gene encoding 6-phosphofructokinase, with protein MKKIAVLTSGGDAPGMNAAIRAVVRSGIHYGYEVYGVYYGYKGLVEGTIKKLERFDVTRVLSRGGTILGSARYPEFKEKSVRQKAVDNLKELGIEGLVVIGGDGTYRGAQALTEMGIACIGLPGTIDNDISSTDYTIGFFTSLQTVVDSIDKLRDTSMSHQRCSIVEVMGRNCGDLALYAGIAGGSEYIVTPETGFEKERTLNAIKKAHDNGRWHAIIVVTENMMDVHELSKEVEDYTGYETRATILGHVQRGGDPVAFDRVLATEMGEYAVKLIANGKGGRAVGLSNMDYVDYDINFALNKKREIPNKRYGLVGRLK; from the coding sequence ATGAAGAAAATAGCAGTATTAACCTCTGGTGGAGATGCCCCAGGGATGAACGCAGCAATTCGCGCTGTAGTACGTAGTGGAATTCATTATGGCTATGAAGTATATGGGGTCTATTACGGATATAAAGGTCTTGTAGAAGGGACCATTAAAAAACTTGAACGATTTGATGTCACCCGCGTATTATCACGTGGGGGAACGATCTTAGGTAGTGCACGCTATCCTGAATTTAAGGAAAAGAGTGTCCGTCAAAAAGCCGTGGACAATTTAAAAGAACTTGGGATAGAAGGATTGGTGGTTATTGGGGGAGACGGAACCTATCGAGGTGCCCAAGCATTAACCGAGATGGGAATCGCATGTATTGGACTACCAGGAACGATTGATAATGATATCTCATCCACAGATTATACGATAGGATTCTTTACCTCCTTACAAACTGTTGTGGATAGTATCGATAAGTTGAGAGATACATCAATGAGTCATCAACGGTGTAGTATTGTTGAAGTGATGGGAAGAAACTGTGGTGACTTAGCCCTCTATGCAGGTATTGCTGGGGGGAGTGAATACATTGTGACTCCAGAAACAGGGTTTGAAAAGGAACGAACATTAAATGCAATTAAAAAAGCTCATGATAATGGCCGTTGGCACGCTATTATCGTCGTGACTGAGAATATGATGGATGTGCACGAATTATCAAAAGAAGTCGAAGATTACACAGGGTATGAAACACGTGCGACTATTCTTGGCCATGTTCAACGTGGTGGCGACCCTGTCGCATTTGACCGTGTGCTTGCGACTGAGATGGGTGAGTATGCCGTAAAACTCATTGCCAATGGCAAGGGTGGTCGTGCTGTTGGATTAAGTAATATGGATTATGTAGATTATGATATCAATTTTGCGTTAAATAAAAAACGTGAAATTCCAAATAAGCGATATGGCCTAGTGGGTCGACTGAAATAG
- a CDS encoding DUF1700 domain-containing protein, protein MNKLQFLNQLNQELSVLDKEERREIIAFYEERFHTGINYENRTEEEILAELESPEKIAENVLSEYGVSKKYVKTKEERYSNINTASVVGIIIFDVVIATWLIPTLFTFFISIFGSMFSYVGVIPLMLGERTFYDEFLFAFLTAGYVLLLIFAFVVLEAALYVTRKVIIWHLNVFKLRKRDKYIKGLSKVSVDRWFKRHTLIRRIKNFALVGAIVTILYTGVWLFGNQEAVLAYYQYDELQVDTYELDVTDDIMNNEEWTIVTDLEWMDIDVVLSDDDNIHVYHQYNNHNEFSASINDETNQIMITERQTNDFFNWDITSVISAITMTKEVRIEVPQALLLDNVTIENVSGDIDINNIDTNALSIQLTNGRIQLQFIDVTTDLTIHNTNGDISVLDSTSRLNGTLDIHNVNGRITIKRAVFSDYEFDNDNGEILLTNLNVDNKDGNTLTAQNINGDIELNNVYVLNITCENTNGDIDYFNNDETFIPTRFDADTVNGKVSTNTD, encoded by the coding sequence ATGAATAAATTACAATTTTTAAATCAATTAAACCAAGAACTAAGTGTTTTGGATAAAGAAGAACGACGTGAAATCATCGCGTTTTATGAAGAGAGATTTCATACAGGCATTAATTATGAAAACCGAACAGAAGAAGAAATTTTAGCTGAACTTGAATCACCTGAAAAAATTGCGGAGAATGTATTATCAGAATATGGTGTGAGTAAGAAATACGTGAAAACAAAAGAAGAACGCTACAGTAATATAAATACTGCAAGTGTTGTTGGGATTATTATTTTTGATGTGGTAATCGCAACATGGTTGATTCCGACGTTATTTACCTTTTTCATATCAATCTTTGGCTCAATGTTCTCTTATGTGGGCGTTATTCCATTAATGCTTGGGGAACGAACCTTCTATGACGAATTCTTATTTGCCTTTCTAACAGCGGGGTATGTATTATTATTAATTTTTGCCTTTGTTGTATTAGAAGCAGCATTGTATGTCACACGTAAAGTTATTATATGGCATCTCAATGTGTTTAAGCTGAGAAAGCGTGACAAGTATATTAAGGGGCTAAGTAAAGTGAGTGTCGATCGTTGGTTTAAACGTCATACATTGATTCGAAGAATTAAGAATTTTGCACTTGTTGGCGCGATTGTGACGATACTATATACTGGTGTATGGCTATTTGGTAATCAAGAAGCTGTCTTGGCTTATTACCAATATGATGAGTTGCAAGTCGATACGTATGAACTAGATGTGACAGATGATATTATGAATAATGAAGAATGGACCATTGTCACTGATCTTGAATGGATGGACATTGATGTCGTACTCTCAGACGATGACAATATCCATGTATATCATCAATATAATAATCATAATGAGTTTAGCGCATCTATCAATGATGAGACCAACCAGATTATGATTACAGAACGTCAAACAAATGATTTCTTTAACTGGGATATCACATCCGTCATTAGCGCAATTACAATGACAAAAGAGGTACGTATTGAAGTGCCACAAGCATTATTATTAGATAATGTGACGATTGAAAATGTAAGTGGTGATATTGATATCAATAATATCGACACTAATGCATTAAGCATTCAACTTACCAATGGTCGGATACAGTTACAGTTTATTGATGTGACGACAGATTTAACCATTCATAATACTAACGGCGATATTTCTGTCTTAGATAGTACATCACGTTTAAACGGTACATTAGATATTCACAATGTCAATGGACGGATCACAATTAAACGCGCTGTGTTTTCTGATTATGAGTTTGATAATGATAACGGTGAAATTCTTTTAACAAACTTAAATGTCGATAATAAAGATGGCAATACATTAACTGCTCAGAACATTAATGGTGATATCGAATTAAACAATGTATATGTTCTAAATATCACATGTGAGAATACTAATGGTGATATCGATTACTTTAATAATGATGAGACATTTATACCGACAAGATTTGATGCAGACACAGTGAACGGAAAAGTATCAACTAATACAGATTAA
- a CDS encoding peroxiredoxin, producing MDYLSIELPALDGKTYKLSDFKDQKVILYFYPKDDTSGCTLEAKDFTALKNDFKDKGYQIIGVSRDSIKSHQKFTDKHDLNLLLLSDETEELVKAFDVLKEKQMFGKTYMGIVRSTFILDEDGNVVEEYRNVKAKNHAEELLKSL from the coding sequence GTGGACTATTTATCGATTGAATTACCTGCTTTAGATGGCAAAACCTATAAACTATCGGATTTTAAAGACCAAAAAGTGATTCTCTACTTTTACCCCAAAGATGATACATCAGGATGTACCCTAGAAGCCAAAGATTTCACTGCTTTAAAAAATGACTTTAAAGATAAAGGCTATCAAATCATTGGTGTCAGTCGGGATTCTATTAAATCTCATCAAAAATTCACAGATAAACATGACTTGAACCTATTGTTACTTTCTGATGAGACTGAAGAACTTGTCAAAGCCTTTGATGTCTTAAAAGAAAAACAAATGTTTGGTAAAACTTACATGGGTATTGTTCGTTCAACGTTCATTTTAGATGAAGATGGCAATGTTGTTGAAGAGTATCGCAATGTTAAAGCAAAAAATCATGCTGAGGAATTACTAAAATCATTATAA
- a CDS encoding DNA polymerase III subunit alpha: MSITPLQIETSYSMRGSNLDIDSLVLRGKELGYDTLVLTDYRLYGAIAFYKACKTEGITPIIGGHFQLEGFVTEQLNHIFVYAKEYKGYQHLLKLASLYALNNQITLDELKTYHQGCAFVIDTDHSEYKYFIQNDKQNELHMLRDFFTDHNIDIYLGLTDNDTINDILEKSYNLVPLVRVLYNQKEDASIRQTLQRIFSVESDRFEKEHYFISRKSFIDRYSRYPKSLDNLEKLVNKCRLELDFSKEHLPTYPHDKPSSKAYLKALVYAGLKRRLQSVKTNHDAYYERVNYELNVIDQMGYNDYFLIVWDFVKYAKQQGYLVGPGRGSAAASLVSYCLGITSIDSLQYDLVFERFLNPERITLPDIDIDLPDDKRDDVIEYVRDLYGLNRVASICTFGRFKIKSAIRETARVHGKSGLIVNQIIKETANVDSVGDLIKQSEKVQTIIENHPEFKDILQIASAIEELPKHVSTHAAGIILADNVLTQYTPLQEGLLGMMQSQYEAKDLESLGLLKIDFLGLRNLSIIRNTLNIIKDNTGQDINMYKIPLDDQKTMSLLNRGDTVGLFQLESRGMVDLIKKMDMKVFEDIVVVLALFRPGPMESIKPFLRRRFKQEKVTYLHSELKPILEPTNGIIVYQEQIIKIANIFAGYSLGEADILRRAVSKKELDALEQERQNFVNKAKQKGRDETLSHTIYDYIVKFANYGFNKAHSVAYARVAYWMAYLKANYSEYFIGVLMDSVIGSATSLKKYRREAQRLGLKVYPPSINQSGLRFKPIKQGLVFPLLGIKNLGRNTVKAILEERKKKNFTSFVDFVSRVHQIVNKRVIESLILVGACDEFDHSKRAMMSQLDDILGYSDYGAFIDQQEFVITPMSEFPYEEVMTHEKELLGFHLVTHPIIKYEKMITEKDLLTPTDITQDNTNQTVRLLGMVSRITEITTKKGDQMAFITIDDEDSELDGVLFPRTYQRFKNILEKQHIFLFLGKVEFRNKRLQYIIDKIHKMDQ; encoded by the coding sequence ATGTCGATTACGCCATTACAAATTGAAACCAGTTATTCAATGCGAGGATCTAATTTAGATATAGATTCTCTTGTTTTACGTGGTAAGGAATTGGGGTATGACACTCTAGTCCTAACAGATTATAGATTATATGGCGCGATAGCCTTTTATAAAGCCTGTAAAACTGAAGGTATCACACCGATAATCGGGGGTCATTTTCAACTTGAAGGCTTCGTAACTGAGCAATTAAATCACATCTTTGTGTATGCTAAGGAGTATAAAGGCTACCAACATCTTCTGAAACTAGCCAGTTTATATGCACTTAATAACCAAATAACGCTTGATGAACTTAAAACCTATCATCAAGGATGTGCTTTCGTTATAGATACAGACCATAGTGAATATAAATATTTTATTCAAAATGACAAACAGAATGAACTTCATATGTTACGAGATTTTTTCACAGACCACAATATAGATATTTATCTTGGATTAACAGACAATGATACGATAAACGATATCTTGGAGAAGAGCTATAATTTAGTACCATTAGTCCGAGTATTATATAATCAAAAAGAAGATGCCTCAATTAGACAAACCTTACAACGCATTTTTTCGGTTGAATCAGATAGGTTTGAGAAAGAGCACTATTTTATATCAAGAAAGAGTTTTATCGATCGATATAGTCGTTATCCAAAGAGTTTAGATAACTTAGAGAAACTAGTTAATAAGTGCCGTTTAGAACTTGATTTTAGCAAAGAACATTTACCAACATACCCCCATGATAAACCGTCAAGCAAAGCCTATTTAAAGGCCTTAGTTTATGCTGGCTTAAAACGGCGACTACAATCAGTAAAGACCAATCATGACGCATATTATGAACGAGTGAACTATGAACTAAATGTAATTGATCAGATGGGGTACAATGATTACTTCTTGATTGTTTGGGATTTTGTTAAATACGCCAAACAACAAGGATATTTGGTTGGGCCAGGACGTGGGAGTGCCGCGGCATCGCTCGTTTCATATTGTTTAGGGATTACTTCAATCGATTCATTACAGTATGATTTAGTCTTTGAACGATTTTTAAATCCAGAGCGTATTACATTACCAGATATTGATATTGATTTACCGGACGATAAACGGGATGATGTAATTGAGTACGTCCGGGATTTATATGGTCTTAATCGTGTAGCTAGTATCTGTACGTTCGGACGATTTAAAATCAAATCAGCGATTCGTGAAACCGCTAGAGTTCATGGTAAGAGTGGATTAATTGTTAATCAAATAATAAAAGAAACAGCCAATGTTGATTCAGTTGGAGACCTCATAAAACAATCAGAAAAAGTACAAACAATTATTGAGAACCATCCTGAGTTTAAAGACATTTTACAGATTGCTTCTGCAATAGAAGAATTACCCAAACATGTTAGTACCCATGCAGCAGGTATTATTCTAGCAGATAATGTCTTAACCCAGTATACTCCTTTACAAGAGGGTTTACTAGGGATGATGCAAAGCCAATATGAGGCAAAAGACTTAGAAAGTTTAGGCTTATTAAAGATTGATTTCTTAGGATTACGTAATCTATCAATAATTAGAAATACACTAAACATCATTAAAGATAATACTGGACAAGACATTAATATGTATAAAATACCATTAGATGATCAAAAAACGATGTCACTACTTAACCGTGGAGATACGGTTGGATTGTTTCAACTAGAGTCTAGAGGTATGGTTGATTTAATAAAAAAAATGGACATGAAAGTCTTTGAAGATATTGTGGTTGTCTTGGCATTGTTTCGTCCGGGTCCAATGGAAAGTATCAAACCTTTCTTAAGACGACGTTTTAAACAAGAAAAAGTAACCTATTTACATTCTGAATTAAAACCAATTTTAGAACCAACAAATGGTATCATCGTCTATCAGGAACAAATTATTAAGATTGCGAATATTTTTGCAGGATACAGTCTTGGAGAAGCTGATATTTTGAGACGTGCCGTTAGTAAAAAAGAATTAGATGCTTTAGAACAAGAGCGTCAAAACTTTGTCAATAAAGCAAAACAAAAAGGTCGAGATGAGACATTAAGCCACACGATTTATGATTATATTGTGAAGTTCGCTAACTATGGGTTTAACAAAGCGCATAGTGTTGCCTATGCCCGTGTTGCCTATTGGATGGCATATTTAAAAGCCAATTATTCAGAGTATTTTATAGGGGTATTAATGGACAGTGTCATTGGCTCAGCAACATCTCTTAAAAAGTATCGCCGCGAAGCCCAACGGCTTGGTCTTAAAGTTTACCCACCATCAATTAATCAATCAGGGTTACGCTTTAAACCGATTAAACAAGGACTGGTTTTTCCATTATTAGGGATTAAGAATCTTGGCAGAAATACTGTTAAAGCGATATTGGAAGAACGAAAAAAAAAGAACTTTACAAGTTTTGTTGATTTTGTTTCTCGTGTCCACCAAATTGTTAATAAACGAGTCATTGAATCTTTAATATTGGTCGGCGCATGTGATGAATTTGATCATAGTAAGCGTGCAATGATGTCGCAATTAGATGATATTTTAGGGTATAGTGACTATGGGGCATTTATCGACCAACAAGAGTTTGTGATTACACCGATGAGTGAGTTTCCATATGAAGAAGTCATGACCCATGAAAAAGAATTGCTTGGGTTCCATTTAGTTACGCATCCGATAATCAAATATGAGAAAATGATTACAGAAAAAGACTTATTAACGCCAACAGATATTACACAAGATAATACCAATCAAACAGTACGTCTCTTAGGTATGGTTAGTCGCATTACAGAAATCACTACCAAAAAAGGAGATCAGATGGCTTTTATCACAATTGATGATGAAGATAGCGAACTCGATGGTGTCTTATTTCCGCGGACATATCAACGGTTTAAGAATATCCTTGAGAAGCAACATATCTTTCTTTTCTTAGGAAAAGTTGAGTTTCGTAATAAACGATTACAATATATCATTGATAAAATCCATAAAATGGACCAATAA
- a CDS encoding acetate kinase, with the protein MIVFAVNAGSSSLKFQLLDMPEETVLASGVVERIGFDDAIFSIKFDDQRHKEIEKIKTHKVAVNLLLDRLVSLNILSSLDDIEGIGHRVVHGGELFSDSVIIDQEVIDGIESVSDLAPLHNPANLTGILAFQEALPNVPAVAVFDTAFHQTMEPTEYMYSLPYEWYEKYGVRKYGFHGTSHKYVSLRAAKMLGKAPEESKVIVCHIGNGASLCAVKHGKSIDTSMGFTPLAGIAMGTRSGDIDPAIVQYISKKEDKTLDQVMDELNKRSGYLGLSELSSDSRDLWQAVERGDKKSILAVEKQAKMIADYIGAYYLLLEGCDAICFTAGIGENASETRKLVVDRLKALGVQLDIKKNLVRGKETIISTEDSKINVLLIPTNEEVMIARDTVRLTQ; encoded by the coding sequence ATGATAGTATTCGCTGTGAACGCAGGAAGTTCATCTCTTAAATTTCAGTTATTAGATATGCCAGAAGAAACCGTTCTTGCAAGTGGGGTTGTCGAACGGATAGGGTTTGATGATGCAATCTTTTCAATTAAGTTTGATGATCAGCGTCATAAAGAAATAGAAAAGATTAAAACACATAAAGTAGCTGTTAATTTATTATTAGATCGTTTAGTATCGTTAAATATATTATCAAGTCTGGATGACATTGAAGGTATAGGACATCGTGTCGTCCATGGTGGAGAACTGTTTAGTGATTCAGTTATTATTGATCAAGAGGTCATTGATGGTATTGAATCAGTAAGTGATTTAGCACCGCTACATAACCCCGCAAACTTAACGGGAATTTTAGCTTTTCAAGAAGCCTTACCAAATGTGCCGGCAGTTGCGGTATTTGATACAGCATTCCATCAGACAATGGAACCAACAGAATATATGTATAGCTTACCATATGAATGGTATGAGAAATACGGTGTAAGAAAATACGGGTTTCATGGGACAAGTCACAAGTATGTCAGTCTACGCGCTGCAAAAATGTTAGGTAAAGCCCCTGAAGAGTCTAAAGTTATAGTTTGTCACATTGGTAATGGGGCAAGTTTATGTGCTGTTAAACACGGTAAGAGTATTGACACATCAATGGGATTCACCCCTTTAGCTGGTATTGCGATGGGAACACGTAGTGGTGATATTGACCCAGCAATTGTGCAATACATCTCTAAGAAAGAAGATAAGACCTTAGATCAAGTGATGGATGAGTTAAATAAACGCTCTGGTTATTTAGGATTAAGTGAATTATCCAGTGATTCAAGAGATTTATGGCAAGCAGTTGAACGTGGAGACAAAAAATCAATCTTAGCTGTTGAAAAACAAGCCAAAATGATTGCTGATTATATAGGAGCTTACTATTTATTACTTGAAGGCTGTGATGCTATTTGCTTTACTGCCGGTATCGGTGAGAATGCGAGCGAAACACGCAAATTAGTTGTCGACCGGTTAAAAGCGTTAGGCGTTCAACTAGATATTAAGAAGAACTTAGTCAGAGGAAAAGAAACAATTATTTCCACAGAAGATTCAAAGATCAATGTCTTACTCATCCCAACGAATGAAGAAGTCATGATCGCAAGGGATACTGTTCGATTAACACAATAA
- a CDS encoding cation:proton antiporter — protein sequence MFNLFMTSDVSTTYEALLVLALVLFFGIYAGRYFEKIKLPHITGYIISGVLLGLLLVGIHKGELVEHLAVISSVALGFIAFGIGTELEFTKLKKSGKEVIIITILQALAAALLVIFALLLFGVSLPIALVLGAVATATAPAPIMLLTRKYKSRGALTDTLLPLVGMDDAVGIILFGVLLSIANSMTRGESLSFLEMIEGPALELVFSALIGLVVGLLGALIVRKIDSKDHQKEELFLAVSIVAVLVTVGMAKIGLHFGELYVHLSPILTPMVMGIVFANSMSRVRSHDVNETVESFTAPILVAFFTLAGAELVVAFFENTNVNYVSLAGITVIYILARIAGKMGGSFVGAKLMNSHRNVKKYLGLCLLPQAGVALGMAYQAKSDFGESGITILIVVLIATLVYELFGPIGVKYSLDKSGEIRDY from the coding sequence ATGTTCAATCTATTTATGACAAGCGATGTATCCACTACCTACGAAGCACTATTAGTGCTTGCCCTCGTATTGTTTTTTGGGATATATGCCGGTAGGTATTTTGAAAAAATCAAGTTACCGCATATTACAGGATATATTATTAGCGGTGTACTGTTAGGCTTACTGCTGGTTGGGATTCATAAGGGTGAATTAGTTGAACATTTAGCTGTTATTTCTAGTGTTGCTTTAGGCTTTATTGCATTTGGAATTGGAACAGAGTTAGAGTTTACTAAACTGAAAAAAAGCGGCAAAGAAGTTATTATCATTACAATATTACAAGCATTAGCTGCGGCATTGTTAGTCATATTTGCTTTATTATTATTTGGCGTATCATTACCGATTGCCTTAGTGTTAGGTGCTGTTGCAACAGCTACTGCTCCTGCCCCAATTATGTTACTAACCAGAAAATATAAATCACGTGGTGCCCTAACAGATACGTTACTCCCGCTTGTAGGGATGGATGATGCTGTTGGTATTATCTTGTTTGGCGTCTTGCTATCAATTGCTAATTCGATGACAAGAGGAGAAAGTTTATCCTTTCTTGAAATGATTGAAGGACCAGCATTAGAACTTGTCTTCTCAGCATTGATTGGTTTGGTTGTTGGGTTATTAGGGGCCTTAATTGTCCGTAAAATAGATAGTAAAGATCATCAAAAAGAAGAACTATTTTTAGCGGTCAGTATCGTTGCAGTATTAGTGACTGTAGGGATGGCAAAAATCGGATTACATTTTGGTGAGTTATATGTCCATTTATCACCGATACTAACACCAATGGTTATGGGAATTGTTTTTGCTAATTCAATGAGTCGTGTTCGTAGTCATGATGTGAACGAAACTGTTGAAAGTTTTACGGCACCAATTTTAGTGGCATTTTTCACACTTGCTGGTGCGGAGTTAGTAGTTGCATTTTTCGAAAATACTAATGTTAATTATGTTAGCCTGGCAGGGATTACAGTGATTTACATCTTAGCACGTATCGCTGGTAAAATGGGTGGATCATTCGTTGGTGCTAAGTTGATGAATTCTCACAGAAATGTTAAAAAATACTTAGGACTTTGTCTATTACCACAAGCTGGAGTGGCATTGGGAATGGCATATCAAGCAAAATCAGACTTTGGTGAGTCTGGAATAACAATTTTAATTGTTGTTTTGATTGCAACGCTTGTCTATGAGTTATTCGGTCCAATTGGTGTGAAATATAGCCTTGATAAATCTGGTGAAATTCGCGATTACTAA
- a CDS encoding PadR family transcriptional regulator codes for MSTQLKKGVLEMVVLSKVDMKDRYGYDIYQEISKNMAISESTIYPILRKMTKDGYTETYLRESSVGPARKYFRLTSKGKNRLVDLKRDWEKFQRVVNKMIRSDRYE; via the coding sequence ATGAGTACACAATTGAAAAAAGGTGTTTTAGAAATGGTGGTCTTAAGTAAAGTAGATATGAAAGATCGGTATGGGTATGATATATATCAAGAAATATCAAAGAATATGGCAATAAGTGAAAGTACAATCTATCCGATATTAAGAAAGATGACTAAAGATGGCTATACAGAAACCTATTTAAGAGAATCGAGTGTTGGCCCAGCACGTAAATATTTTAGACTGACTTCTAAAGGGAAAAATCGTTTGGTAGACTTAAAACGAGATTGGGAAAAGTTTCAGCGGGTAGTGAATAAAATGATAAGGAGTGATCGCTATGAATAA
- the pyk gene encoding pyruvate kinase: MLDVNQTKIICTIGPATDSVEKMIELTKAGMDVMRLNFSHGDHKTHKERLERLDKVNEKLGTHVAALLDTKGPEIRTHKFTNGKVTIEEGTTVTIHSEEIEGTEQAFSVNYPNFHDDVNVGDTVLVDDGYLELTVKSINRANKTIECYAENTHTIKDRRGINVPGVKLNLDFISPKDYEDITWGCQNNVDFIAASFVRRASDIQEIRNIMKYNGNKNIKIIAKIENKEGVDNIDEIIDIADGVMIARGDLGVEVPAEDVPIIQKSIINKCLAKGIVSVTATQMLESMIDHPRPTRAEVSDVANAIYDGTDAIMLSGESAIGEYPVESVEMMVKIAKTIEDQVDRKDIVKRANKTTNTSRDIQTSIAISVAYTVIQSKVDLIIVPTMTGNTARYLSKFRPNARILALTPTEASAKSLKLHSGVEPVHFNLVKDVETVVASAIKMVKEEYGAKKGSRIIITGGFPIGAPTNGMRIIDIE, from the coding sequence ATGTTAGATGTAAATCAAACGAAAATTATTTGTACAATTGGTCCTGCGACAGATAGTGTTGAAAAAATGATCGAATTAACAAAAGCAGGTATGGATGTTATGCGATTAAACTTTTCACATGGCGATCACAAAACACATAAAGAACGGTTAGAACGCTTAGATAAAGTTAATGAAAAGTTAGGGACACATGTGGCCGCTTTATTAGATACTAAAGGTCCAGAAATTAGAACCCATAAATTTACTAATGGAAAAGTTACCATTGAAGAAGGAACGACAGTTACCATTCATTCCGAAGAGATTGAAGGAACTGAGCAGGCGTTTAGTGTCAACTATCCTAATTTTCATGACGATGTTAATGTAGGGGATACTGTATTAGTCGATGATGGTTATTTAGAATTAACTGTTAAATCCATTAATCGCGCTAATAAAACCATTGAATGTTATGCTGAAAATACGCATACGATAAAAGATCGACGGGGCATCAATGTCCCTGGCGTTAAATTAAATCTAGATTTTATCTCGCCAAAAGATTATGAAGATATAACATGGGGATGTCAAAACAATGTTGATTTCATTGCCGCATCATTTGTAAGACGTGCAAGTGACATCCAAGAAATTCGTAACATTATGAAATATAATGGGAATAAAAATATAAAAATTATTGCGAAAATCGAAAATAAAGAAGGTGTCGATAATATTGATGAAATTATCGATATTGCAGATGGTGTCATGATTGCCCGAGGTGACTTAGGTGTGGAGGTTCCTGCCGAAGATGTTCCAATTATTCAAAAAAGCATCATTAATAAATGTCTTGCTAAAGGCATTGTTAGTGTAACAGCGACACAGATGTTAGAATCAATGATTGATCATCCGAGACCTACTCGTGCAGAAGTCAGTGATGTTGCAAATGCCATCTATGATGGTACAGATGCAATTATGCTTAGTGGTGAAAGTGCGATTGGAGAATACCCAGTTGAAAGTGTTGAAATGATGGTTAAAATTGCAAAAACGATTGAAGACCAAGTCGATCGAAAAGACATCGTTAAACGCGCTAACAAGACCACCAATACTTCACGCGATATTCAAACATCAATTGCGATTAGTGTGGCATATACTGTAATTCAAAGTAAAGTTGATTTGATCATTGTACCAACAATGACAGGAAATACAGCAAGATACTTATCTAAGTTTAGACCAAATGCCCGTATATTAGCACTAACCCCAACAGAAGCTAGTGCAAAATCGTTAAAGCTACATAGCGGGGTAGAACCTGTTCACTTTAACCTGGTTAAAGATGTAGAAACCGTTGTTGCTTCAGCAATCAAAATGGTTAAAGAAGAATATGGAGCGAAAAAAGGAAGCCGAATTATTATTACAGGTGGATTCCCTATTGGTGCCCCAACCAACGGTATGCGGATAATTGATATAGAATAA
- the yidD gene encoding membrane protein insertion efficiency factor YidD yields the protein MTKIILKLIDWYQSNTQNKQITCRYHPTCSNYAKEAYQTRNFLYATILSIWRILRCNPFSKGGYDPVPKAKNKE from the coding sequence ATGACAAAAATCATACTTAAACTCATTGATTGGTATCAATCAAACACACAAAACAAACAAATTACCTGTCGATATCATCCGACATGTAGCAATTACGCAAAGGAAGCATATCAAACCCGAAACTTTTTGTATGCGACCATATTAAGTATTTGGCGGATTCTGCGCTGTAACCCCTTTTCAAAAGGCGGATATGATCCAGTCCCAAAAGCGAAAAATAAGGAGTGA